One region of Pseudanabaena sp. BC1403 genomic DNA includes:
- a CDS encoding DUF4209 domain-containing protein, which produces MTDPSDFDVSQLCKSMGENSWILHHLFVRLTEKYNAKSEDYLAFFYRSHLFDKSKQSIIEKGILAFFTEDYITAIHLFVPQIEAAIRTLVELKGGLLVVENNYDGFKFKTLDALLRDDIVKEYFGEDIAFYLRILLSDQRGWNIRNKVCHGISPIEEFNDSRADRIMHVMLCLAIVKERNA; this is translated from the coding sequence ATGACTGATCCTAGTGATTTTGATGTAAGCCAGCTATGTAAAAGCATGGGTGAAAACTCATGGATTTTGCATCATTTATTTGTTAGGTTGACAGAAAAATATAATGCTAAATCCGAGGATTACTTAGCATTTTTTTATCGCTCTCATCTTTTTGACAAATCTAAGCAGAGTATTATTGAAAAAGGTATTTTAGCTTTTTTTACAGAAGACTATATTACAGCAATTCATTTATTTGTTCCTCAAATTGAAGCCGCTATTCGTACATTAGTAGAGTTAAAGGGTGGACTTCTTGTAGTGGAAAATAACTATGATGGGTTTAAATTTAAAACTTTAGATGCTCTACTTCGTGATGATATAGTCAAGGAATATTTTGGTGAGGATATAGCTTTTTATCTGAGGATTTTACTATCCGATCAGCGCGGTTGGAATATAAGAAATAAAGTATGTCATGGTATAAGTCCAATTGAAGAATTTAATGATTCGAGAGCTGACAGGATAATGCACGTAATGCTATGTTTGGCGATAGTAAAAGAGCGCAATGCATAA